From Dehalococcoidales bacterium, one genomic window encodes:
- a CDS encoding aldehyde ferredoxin oxidoreductase C-terminal domain-containing protein gives MGIPGYSGNILYVDLTSGSTRLEQYDAELVHTLIGGYGISSKLAYDLIPPGVDPLSPENLIIISAGPFAGTMIPGGAKVLVTTRFPINGALATAAGGGAFAPFLKSVGLDHVVISGRASQPVSLRIAEGQVSLDDAGELWGSDTYETTDILRRSYEPCSVIAIGQAGENLVKNSITFVDKAATIGRGGLPAIMGSKNLKAMVVQQGQVPTEIADRPTLHRLVNRLHERIMRWPGRQLIQENGLMPAPPDMAELHQKTRNPLACPSCPLADKVMVRLEEGPYAGVHTYMPHLGVNRFSAATSSEAYQQSIKYSDTLNRYGIGSTNFSGLFAQIVELYREGIITREDTGGIELKNDIDTALELLRMTAYREGFGEVLADGAEAVARSLGEKSEEYIAHIKGLGIVRDPRMGGLGTMEFEELTMPRGAHVSAAGSPSYDSGRPFTDFVRHAERMGVSTEALKRLEESGAFNPGRYSKYSEDWYSLFNCLSLCNRAQVNRFYHVKTIAALYSALTGIDVSPEQLMESAERAWTVGKLLNIREGFDRRQDRAPEAWFRPLVREGQEHRMRDYDDTVDLTREDVEGFLDDYYDERGYDKQTGLPTREKLVELGLESMAGDLTLPVKE, from the coding sequence ATGGGTATCCCGGGGTATTCCGGCAACATACTTTATGTCGACCTGACCAGCGGCAGTACCAGGTTGGAGCAGTATGATGCCGAGCTGGTGCACACGCTGATTGGCGGCTACGGCATCAGCAGCAAGCTGGCCTATGACCTGATACCGCCCGGGGTGGACCCCCTTTCTCCGGAAAACCTTATCATCATCTCAGCCGGTCCATTTGCCGGTACAATGATTCCGGGCGGAGCCAAGGTCCTGGTCACCACCAGGTTCCCAATCAATGGGGCACTTGCCACCGCCGCCGGGGGTGGTGCTTTTGCCCCGTTCCTGAAATCAGTCGGACTTGACCATGTCGTCATCAGTGGTCGGGCCAGCCAACCGGTCTCACTAAGGATTGCCGAAGGACAGGTCTCGCTCGATGATGCCGGGGAACTCTGGGGCAGTGACACCTACGAGACCACCGACATACTACGCCGCAGCTACGAGCCGTGCAGTGTTATCGCAATCGGGCAGGCCGGTGAGAACCTTGTCAAGAACTCAATTACATTCGTAGATAAAGCAGCCACCATAGGTCGTGGCGGTCTTCCCGCCATCATGGGGTCAAAGAATCTTAAGGCAATGGTTGTTCAGCAGGGACAGGTACCAACGGAGATTGCCGACCGTCCGACCCTTCATCGACTGGTCAACCGTCTTCACGAGCGCATAATGCGCTGGCCGGGCCGGCAGCTTATCCAGGAAAATGGCCTCATGCCGGCACCACCGGACATGGCGGAGCTTCACCAGAAGACGAGGAATCCCCTCGCCTGTCCCAGTTGTCCGCTGGCGGACAAAGTCATGGTCAGGCTGGAAGAAGGCCCCTACGCCGGAGTCCATACCTATATGCCCCATCTCGGCGTTAATCGGTTCAGTGCCGCCACCAGTTCCGAGGCGTACCAGCAGTCAATAAAGTACAGCGACACTCTGAACCGATACGGCATCGGCAGTACCAATTTCTCCGGTCTCTTTGCACAAATTGTCGAACTTTACCGGGAGGGCATAATAACCAGGGAAGACACCGGTGGCATTGAGCTCAAGAACGATATCGATACCGCCCTGGAGCTTCTCCGGATGACAGCCTACCGTGAAGGTTTCGGGGAAGTCCTGGCCGATGGAGCGGAGGCAGTTGCCCGCAGTCTTGGTGAAAAGAGTGAGGAATATATTGCCCATATCAAGGGCCTGGGCATTGTGCGCGACCCCCGGATGGGAGGACTGGGTACCATGGAGTTCGAGGAGCTAACCATGCCCAGAGGTGCCCATGTCTCGGCGGCCGGCTCCCCGTCTTATGACTCCGGACGCCCCTTCACCGACTTCGTGCGACACGCTGAGCGCATGGGCGTCTCCACGGAGGCTCTAAAACGGCTGGAGGAATCCGGCGCCTTCAACCCGGGACGGTACAGCAAGTACAGTGAGGACTGGTACTCCCTCTTTAATTGCCTCAGCCTGTGCAATCGCGCCCAGGTGAACCGGTTCTACCACGTGAAGACAATCGCAGCCCTTTACTCGGCACTGACCGGCATCGATGTATCTCCGGAACAGCTTATGGAGAGCGCCGAGCGGGCCTGGACTGTCGGAAAACTCCTCAATATCAGGGAGGGCTTCGACCGACGGCAAGACCGGGCACCGGAGGCGTGGTTCCGTCCTCTGGTCCGCGAAGGACAGGAGCACCGTATGCGTGACTACGATGACACGGTTGACCTGACCCGCGAAGATGTTGAGGGCTTCCTGGATGACTACTATGATGAACGGGGCTATGATAAACAGACCGGCCTGCCTACCCGTGAGAAGCTCGTAGAACTCGGTCTGGAGAGCATGGCCGGTGACCTGACACTGCCGGTTAAGGAGTGA